A region from the Camelus ferus isolate YT-003-E chromosome 1, BCGSAC_Cfer_1.0, whole genome shotgun sequence genome encodes:
- the GOLGB1 gene encoding LOW QUALITY PROTEIN: golgin subfamily B member 1 (The sequence of the model RefSeq protein was modified relative to this genomic sequence to represent the inferred CDS: deleted 3 bases in 3 codons) yields MLSRLSGLANVVLHELSGDDTDENMKASLEPELPQEPDMEFNDRTQEDVLERLAYAEQLVVELKEIIREKDAQLQQKDEVLQEERKAADNKIKKLKLHAKAKLTSLNKHIEEMKAQGGTVLSAEPQSEEQLSKHDKSSTEEEMELEKIKHKLQEKEELISSLQAQLTQARAEQATQFAKSSTEMEELLIMKKQLQEKEELISALQTQLSQTQAEQAAQLSSMQQVVREKDARFETQVRLHEDELLQLVTQADVETEMQQKLRVLQRKLEEHEEALLGRAQVVDLLQQELTAAEQRNKILSQQLEQMEAERNTLRNTIETEKQESKILMEKMELEVAEKKLSFHNLQEEMHHLLEQLEQASQAQAELQSRYSALEQKHRAEMEEKTSHILSLQKTEQELHTACDALKDQNSSLLQEKSEQAVRSAQTIQQLEDQLQQKSEEISQFLNKPTLQNHETASQTSFPDVSNEGTQAVTEESIAFLQKRVVELENEKGALLLNSIELEELKAENEKLSSQITFLEAQKRAGEADREVSEISVVDTAGLNKSSCSTEESGQDVLENTFSQKHKELSILLLEMKEAQEEIAFLKLQLQGKRAEGDPEVLGQKETKQIECEGIPPVEMTVLLEDTGQPLPPVPDEESSLPTTEKEEQMSTKQQHRASEEISLNDAGMELKSTKQDDEDKPPSAIQDVCQCHQDELERLKGQILELEINFHKAEEIYEKSLDEKAKEIGNLTQMIEEFKKNAENTNSALTALSEERDQLLSQVKELSVVTELRAQVQQLEVNLAEAERQRRLDYESQTAHSSLLTEQIHSLSIEAKSKDVKIEVLQNELDDVQVQFSEQSTLIKSLQSQLQKKEREVLDGAERVRDVSTKMEELSQALSQRELEIAKLDQLLLEKKKDVETLQQAIEEKDQQVTEISFSMTEKMVQLNEEKFSLGVEIKTLKEQLNLLSRAEEAKKEQVEEDKEIVSGIKQNYDELNPAGLISKEELQRELDLVKKESEQRKRKLQAALINRKELLQQVSKLEEELAKVKDEPRKEIPLHESERKEMEEDKENKEDLEKCVTSHCQEMEMSLKQTVSEKEVELERVRKDLEEKAAAEEQLQAVVKQMNQNLQEKTNQIDLLQAEIIENQAVIQKLTTDTKDAGDGDSAAPIKEAVAISPHGSGSGEHWKPELEGKILDLEKEKEQLQKKLQEVLTSRKVILKKAQAKERHLREELKQQKDEYNRLQEQFDEQSKENENIGDQLRQLQSQVKESMDRKFPSSGQQEPGSPTQGLEEPLSKATEQQPAQPFSESDLCPDWPSHSGDTSALQGNAAIAQIKTQLEETEAEKEQLELKLSSTTSELTEKSEEVFQLQEQINKQDFEIQSLKTASREAEAHAESLRQKLESSQLEIAGLEHLRELQPELDKLRKLISKKEEEVTYLSGQLSEKAAALTKVQTERTEQEDLMKALHMQLEMQAKEHDEKIKHLQVELCEMKQKPEETEEESKAKQQIQRKLQAALISRKEALKENKSLQEELSLARNTIEHLTKSLADVENQVSAQNKEKDVFLGKLALLQEERDKLITEVDRSLMENQSLNGSCESLKLALEGLTEDKENLVKELESLKCSKIAENTEWQEKHKELQKEYEILLQSYENVSNEAERIQHVVETVRQEKQELYGKLRSTEANKKETEKQLQEAEQEMEEMKEKMRKFAKSKQQKILELEEENDRLRAEVNPAGGTSKDSMEALLSSNSDLKEELERVKTEYKTLSKEFEALTTEKNSLIEEVQDLKHQIEGIVSQKASLEATEKHDNQMDVTEEATRSVPGEASKQDSPSMSTRPENSESVLSENSARVDIRENVSLHDEINNYLQQIDQLKERITELEEEKQKDREFSQTLENERDALLSQKAAKDDELKMLQEEVNKMNLLNEQIQEELARVTKLKQTAEEEKDDLEERLMNQLAELNGSIGNYYQDVTDAQIKNELLESEMQNLKKCVSELEEEKQQLVKEKTKVESEIRKEYMEKIQGAQKGPGNKSHAKELQELLKEKQQEVKQLQKDCIRYQEKISALERTVKALEFVQTESQKDLEITKENLAQTNEQRKKAETELASFKVLLDDTQSEAARVLADNLKLKKELQSNKESVKSQMKQKDEDLERRLEQVEEKHLKEKKNMQEKLDALSREKVHLEETFGEIQFTLNKKDREVKQLQENLDSTVAQLAAFTKSMSSLQDDRDRVIDEAKKWERKFSDAIQTKEEEIRLKEENCSVLKDQLRQMSIHMEELKINISRLEHDKQTWESKAQTEVQLQQKVCDTLQGENKELLSQLEETRHLYHNSQDELAKLESELKILRDQLTDLNNSLEKYKENKENLEGIIKQQEADIQNCKFSYEQLETDLQASKQLTSRLHEEINMKEQKIISLLSAKEQAIQVAVAELHQQHDKEIKELENLLSQEEEENTVLEEENKKAVDKTNQLMETLKNMKKENMQQKAQLSSFVKSMSSLQDDRDRIVGDYQKLEERHLSVILEKDQLIQDAATENNRLKEEIRSLRSHMDDLNSENAKLDAELIQYREDLNQVISSKDCQQKQLLEAQLQQTKELKSEYAKLEEKLKESEEAKEDLQRSSLVLQEEKQGLSKEIENLKGSISQLKKQLTALQEEGTLGIFQAQLKVKEEEVQKLTTTLSSSQKRITELEEELVHVQKDAAKKVGEIEDKLKKELKHLHHDAGIMRNETETAEERVAELARDLVEMEQKLLMVTKENKDLTAQIQSFGRSMSSLQNSRDHAHEELDELRRKHDSSLKELAQLREAQGLLNRERDVLVAKAAFPVNSTEDSSLPHLEKLNQQLLSKDEQLLHLSSQLEDSYNQVQSFSKAMASLQNERDRLLNELEKFRKSEEGKQRSAAQPATNPAEVQSLKKAMSSLQNDRDRLLKELKNLQQQYLQINQEITELRPLKAQLQEYQDKTKTFQIMQEELRQENLSWQNELHQLRMEKNSWKIHERRMKEQYLMAISDKDQQLSHLQNLLRELRPSSQTETVKVQYQRQAPPETSASLDGSQNLVYETERLRAQLNDSLKEIHQKELRIQQLNSKFSQLLEEKNTLSIQLCDTSQSLRENQQHYSDLFNHCAVLEKQVQELQAVSEKGPLNIDVAPGAPQEKNGAHRKGDPEELREPQLSFSEAQQQLCNTKQEVNELRKLLEEERDQRVAAEAALSVAEEQIRRLEHSEWDSARSPIIGSCGTQEQALLIDLTSNSCRRTRSGAGWKRVLQSLCHSRTRVPLLAAIYFVMVHVLLILCFTGHL; encoded by the exons ATGCTGAGCCGATTGTCAGGATTAGCTAATGTTGTTTTGCATGAATTATCAGGAGATGATACTGATGAGAATATGAAGGCTTCCTTAGAACCT GAATTACCCCAAGAACCTGACATGGAATTTAATGATAGAACACAGGAGGATGTTCTGGAGCGCCTGGCTTATGCAGAGCAGTTGGTGGTGGAACTAAAAGAAATCATCAGAGAGAAGGATGCTCAACTGCAGCAGAAGGATGAAGTTCTACAG gaagaaagaaaagctgctgataacaaaataaaaaaactaaaacttcatGCTAAGGCCAAGTTAACTTCTTTGAATAAACACATAGAAGAGATGAAGGCACAAGGAGGGACtgttctgtctgcagaacctcaGTCAGAGGAGCAACTCTCCAAG CATGACAAGAGTTCTACGGAGGAAGAGATGGAactagaaaagataaaacataaacTCCAGGAGAAGGAGGAACTAATTAGCAGTTTGCAAGCCCAACTTACCCAGGCACGAGCAGAGCAAGCCACACAG TTTGCTAAGAGTTCAACAGAGATGGAAGAACttttaataatgaagaaacagCTCCAAGAGAAGGAAGAACTCATTAGCGCTTTGCAAACCCAGCTCAGCCAGACACAGGCAGAGCAAGCTGCTCAG TTGAGTTCCATGCAGCAGGTGGTCCGAGAGAAAGATGCCCGCTTTGAAACACAAGTTCGTCTTCATGAAGATGAGCTTCTTCAGTTAGTAACCCAggcagatgtggaaacagagatGCAACAG AAACTGAGGGTGCTGCAGAGGAAGCTTGAAGAGCATGAAGAAGCCTTGTTGGGCCGTGCTCAGGTTGTGGACTTGCTCCAACAGGAGCTGACTGCTGCCGAACAGAGAAACAAG attctctCTCAGCAGTTAGAGCAGATGGAAGCTGAACGTAATACTTTAAGGAAcactatagaaacagaaaaacaagagtcCAAGATTCTGATGGAAAAGATGGAACTTGAAGTGGCAGAGAAAAAATTATCCTTCCACAACCTGCAGGAAGAAATGCATCATCTTCTGGAACAGCTTGAACAAGCCAGTCAAGCCCAGGCTGAACTGCAGTCCCGGTACAGTGCTTTGGAACAGAAGCACAGAgcagaaatggaagagaagacCTCTCACATTTTGAGTCTTCAAAAGACTGAACAAGAGCTGCACACTGCCTGTGATGCCCTAAAGGATCAAAATTCAAGTCTTCTCCAAGAAAAGAGTGAACAGGCGGTTCGTTCAGCCCAGACCATTCAACAGCTGGAAG aTCAACTCCAgcaaaaatctgaagaaattaGCCAATTTCTAAATAAACCAACATTGCAAAATCATGAAACAGCATCTCAGACTTCTTTCCCAGATGTTTCTAATGAGGGTACACAG GCAGTCACTGAGGAGAGTATTGCCTTTTTGCAGAAGAGAGTGGTAGAACTAGAGAATGAAAAGGGAGCCTTGCTCCTTAATTCTATAGAGCTGGAGGAGCTGAAAGCTGAGAATG AAAAACTGTCCTCTCAGATTACTTTCCTGGAGGCTCAGAAGAGAGCTGGAGAAGCAGATAGAGAAGTCAGTGAG atcagCGTGGTTGATACTGCTGGGCTCAACAAGAGTAGCTGTTCCACTGAGGAAAGTGGACAAGATGTCCTAGAGAACACATTTTCTCAGAAGCATAAAGAATTATCCATTTTATTGTTGGAAATGAAAGAAGCTCAAGAGGAGATTGCATTTCTTAAGTTGCAGCTTCAAGGCAAAAGGGCAGAGGGTGACCCTGAAGTCCTTGGTCAGAAAGAAACGAAACAGATAGAGTGTGAAGGAATACCTCCAGTTGAAATGACAGTATTGCTTGAAGATACAGGGCAACCATTACCCCCAGTGCCAGATGAAGAGAGCAGTCTTCCaacaactgaaaaagaagagcagatgAGCACTAAACAGCAACACAGAGCATCTGAGGAAATATCTTTAAATGATGCTGGAATGGAATTAAAATCAACAAAGCAGGATGATGAGGATAAACCCCCTTCTGCCATACAAGATGTTTGTCAGTGTCACCAGGATGAACTGGAAAGGCTAAAAGGTCAAATTTTGGAGCTTGAGATAAACTTTCATAAAGCAGAAGAAATCTATGAGAAAAGTTTAGATGAAAAAGCTAAGGAAATAGGCAACCTAACCCAGATGATTGAAGAGTTTaagaaaaatgctgaaaacaCCAATAGTGCACTCACTGCTTTGTCTGAAGAAAGAGACCAGCTCCTTTCTCAGGTGAAGGAA CTTAGTGTGGTAACAGAACTCAGGGCTCAGGTACAGCAACTGGAAGTGAACCTTGCAGAAGCGGAAAGGCAAAGAAGACTTGACTATGAGAGTCAGACTGCTCATAGCAGCTTGCTTACTGAACAGATCCACAGTCTCAGCATAGAAGCTAAATCTAAAGATGTGAAGATTGAAGTTTTACAGAACGAACTGGATGATGTGCAGGTTCAGTTTTCCGAGCAGAGTACTTTGATCAAAAGCCTGCAAAGCCAGctgcagaagaaggaaagggaagtgcTTGATGGAGCGGAACGTGTGAGGGACGTCTCAACTAAGATGGAAGAACTGTCACAGGCTCTTTCACAGAGGGAACTTGAAATAGCAAAACTGGATCAACTCTTActagagaagaagaaagatgtaGAAACCCTCCAGCAAGCTATCGAGGAGAAGGATCagcaagtgacagaaatcagCTTTAGTATGACTGAGAAGATGGTCCAGCTTAATGAAGAGAAGTTTTCTCTTGGGGTTGAAATTAAAACCCTTAAAGAACAGCTGAATTTATTATCCAGAGCTGAAGAGGCCAAAAAAGAGCAGGtggaagaagataaagaaattgtttctGGCATCAAACAGAATTATGATGAGTTGAATCCAGCAGGGCTAATAAGTAAAGAAGAACTTCAGCGTGAATTAGACCTTGTAAAGAAAGAAAGcgagcagagaaagagaaaactccAGGCAGCTCTTATTAACAGAAAGGAACTTCTACAGCAAGTCAGCAAATTAGAGGAGGAATTGGCCAAAGTGAAAGACGAACCCAGGAAAGAGATTCCCCTCCATGAGAGtgagaggaaggaaatggaggaagataaagaaaacaaagaagacttAGAAAAATGTGTGACTTCTCACtgccaagaaatggaaatgtcTTTGAAACAGACAGTATCTGAGAAGGAAGTGGAACTAGAGCGTGTAAGGAAGGATTTGGAGGAAAAGGCAGCAGCTGAAGAACAGTTACAGGCTGTGGTCAAACAGATGAATCAGAACTTGCAAGAGAAGACAAACCAAATAGATTTGCTCCAAGCAGAAATCATTGAAAACCAAGCAGTTATCCAAAAGTTAACCACAGATACTAAGGATGCAGGTGATGGTGACTCGGCAGCACCTATAAAAGAAGCAGTGGCCATCAGTCCACATGGTTCAGGTAGTGGTGAACACTGGAAACCggaactggaaggaaaaatattagaccttgaaaaagaaaaggaacaacttCAAAAGAAGCTACAGGAAGTATTAACCTCTCGCAAGGTGATTCTAAAAAAGGCACAGGCGAAAGAAAGACATCTGAGGGAGGAGCTAAAGCAACAGAAAGATGAATATAATCGCTTGCAAGAACAGTTTGATGAGCAAAGcaaggaaaatgagaacattGGGGACCAACTAAGGCAACTCCAGAGTCAAGTAAAGGAGTCTATGGACAGAAAATTCCCAAGCAGTGGCCAGCAGGAACCAGGCTCTCCTACCCAAGGTTTAGAAGAACCTTTATCCAAAGCTACAGAGCAGCAACCTGCTCAGCCTTTTTCAGAGTCTGACTTGTGCCCAGACTGGCCCTCCCATTCTGGAGATACAAGTGCTCTGCAGGGCAATGCGGCTATTGCCCAAATTAAGACCCAGCTggaagaaacagaggctgagaaagAACAGTTAGAATTGAAACTCAGCTCTACTACAAGTGAGCTGACTGAAAAATCAGAAGAGGTGTTTCAGTTACAAGAGCAGATAAATAAACAGGATTTCGAAATCCAGAGTCTCAAGACAGCGTCCCGTGAAGCTGAAGCCCATGCAGAAAGCCTAAGGCAGAAACTGGAAAGCAGTCAACTAGAAATCGCTGGGCTGGAACATTTAAGAGAATTACAGCCTGAACTA GACAAACTGCGAAAACTCAtaagcaaaaaggaagaagaagttACATACCTTTCTGGACAGCTGAGCGAGAAAGCAGCAGCCCTTACTAAAgtacagacagagagaacagagcaAGAGGATTTAATGAAAGCTCTGCACATGCAGCTGGAAATGCAAGCTAAAGAACATGATGAGAAGATAAAGCATTTACAGGTGGAGCTCTGCGAAATGAAGCAAAAACCAGAAGAGactgaagaagaaagtaaagcaaaGCAACAAATACAGAGGAAATTGCAAGCTGCTCTTATTTCTCGAAAAGAagcactaaaagaaaacaaaagcctcCAGGAGGAGTTGTCTTTGGCCAGAAATACTATTGAACATCTCACTAAGTCTCTGGCAGATGTGGAAAACCAAGTTTCTgctcaaaataaagaaaaggatgTATTCTTAGGAAAGTTAGCTCTTCTTCAGGAGGAAAGAGACAAACTCATTACAGAAGTGGACAGATCTTTAATGGAAAATCAAAGTCTGAATGGTTCTTGTGAAAGTCTGAAATTAGCTCTAGAGGGTCTTACTGAAGACAAGGAAAACTTAGTGAAGGAACTTGAGTCTTTGAAGTGTTCTAAGATTGCAGAAAACACTGAGTGGCAAGAGAAACACAAGGAGTTacagaaagaatatgaaattctTCTGCAGTCCTATGAGAATGTTAGTAACGAGGCGGAAAGGATTCAGCATGTGGTGGAAACAGTGAGGCAAGAGAAGCAAGAACTGTATGGCAAGTTAAGAAGCACAGAAGCAaacaagaaagagacagaaaaacagttGCAGGAAGCTGAACAGGAAATGgaggagatgaaagaaaagatgagaaagtttGCTAAATCTAAACAGCAGAAAATCCTAGAGTTGGAAGAAGAGAATGACCGGCTTAGAGCAGAGGTGAACCCTGCAGGAGGTACATCTAAAGATAGTATGGAAGCACTTCTTTCTTCCAATTCTGACCTGAAGGAGGAACTAGAAAGGGTCAAAACAGAGTATAAAACTCTTTCTAAGGAGTTTGAGGCTTTAACAACTGAGAAGAACTCTTTAATTGAAGAGGTTCAAGATTTAAAACATCAGATAGAAGGTATTGTGTCCCAAAAAGCTAGCCTAGAGGCCACTGAGAAACATGATAACCAAATGGACGTCACTGAAGAGGCAACCCGATCTGTTCCAGGTGAGGCTAGTAAGCAAGACTCTCCAAGTATGAGCACAAGGCCTGAAAATTCAGAATCCGTTCTGTCAGAGAACAGTGCCAGGGTTGATATACGTGAGAATGTCAGCTTACATGATGAAATTAATAACTACTTACAGCAGATTGATCAGCTCAAAGAAAGAATTACTGAATtagaggaggagaagcagaaagacaggGAATTTAGCCAAACTTTAGAAAATGAGAGAGATGCTTTATTGAGTCAGAAAGCAGCAAAGGATGATGAACTAAAAATGCTTCAGGaagaagtaaacaaaatgaaCCTGTTAAATGAGCAAATCCAAGAAGAACTTGCCAGAGTTACCAAGCTAAAGCAGAcagcagaagaagagaaagatgattTGGAAGAAAGGCTTATGAATCAATTAGCAGAACTTAATGGAAGCATTGGGAATTATTATCAGGATGTTACAGATGCCCAAATAAAAAATGAGCTTCTAGAATCTGAAATGCAGAACCTTAAAAAGTGTGTGAGTGAATTggaagaagaaaagcagcagTTAGTCAAGGAGAAAACTAAGGTGGAATCAGAAATACGAAAGGAATATATGGAGAAAATACAAGGTGCTCAGAAAGGGCCTGGCAATAAGAGCCATGCAAAGGAACTTCAGGAGCTGTTAAAGGAAAAACAGCAAGAGGTAAAGCAGCTGCAGAAGGATTGCATCAGGTACCAAGAGAAAATAAGTGCTCTGGAGAGAACTGTTAAGGCCCTAGAATTTGTTCAGACTGAGTCCcaaaaagatttagaaataacCAAAGAAAACCTGGCTCAAACCAATGAGCAGCGCAAGAAGGCAGAAACAGAATTAGCTAGCTTCAAAGTACTGCTCGATGATACTCAAAGTGAAGCAGCAAGGGTCCTAGCAGACAATCTCAAGTTGAAAAAGGAGCTTCAGTCAAATAAAGAATCAGTTAAAagccaaatgaaacaaaaagatgaaGATCTTGAGCGGAGACTGGAGCAGGTAGAAGAGAAACacctgaaagagaagaagaataTGCAAGAGAAACTGGATGCTTTGAGTAGAGAAAAAGTCCACTTAGAAGAGACATTTGGAGAGATTCAGTTTACTTTGAACAAGAAAGACAGGGAAGTTAAGCAACTTCAGGAAAACTTGGATAGTACTGTGGCCCAGCTTGCAGCTTTCACTAAGAGCATGTCTTCCCTCCAGGACGATCGGGACAGGGTGATAGATGAAGCCAAGAAATGGGAGAGGAAGTTCAGTGATGCTATTCAaaccaaagaagaagaaattcgACTTAAAGAGGAGAATTGCAGTGTTCTAAAGGATCAGCTTAGACAGATGTCCATCCATATGGAGGAATTGAAGATCAACATTTCTAG GCTTGAACATGACAAACAGACTTGGGAATCCAAAGCCCAGACGGAGGTCCAGCTTCAACAGAAGGTCTGTGATACTCTACAGGGGGAAAACAAAGAACTTTTGTCCCAGCTAGAAGAGACTCGACATCTATACCATAATTCTCAGGATGAATTAGCTAAGTTGGAATCTGAACTTAAGATTCTCAGAGACCAGTTGACTGATTTAAATAactctttagaaaaatataaggaaaataaagaaaatttggaaggGATCATAAAGCAGCAAGAGGCTGATATCCAAAATTGTAAGTTCAGTTATGAACAACTAGAGACTGATCTTCAGGCCTCCAAACAACTGACCAGTAGGCtgcatgaagaaataaacatgaaagagCAGAAGATTATAAGCCTGCTTTCTGCCAAGGAGCAGGCAATCCAAGTAGCTGTTGCTGAACTACATCAACAGCatgataaagaaattaaagagttaGAAAATCTGCTgtctcaggaggaagaggagaatacTGTCTTAGAAGAGGAGAACAAAAAAGCTGTTGACAAAACCAATCAGCTTATGGAAACactgaaaaacatgaaaaaagagaACATGCAGCAGAAGGCTCAGTTGAGTTCCTTCGTTAAGTCCATGTCTTCTCTCCAGGATGACCGAGACCGCATAGTAGGTGACTACCAAAAGCTGGAAGAGCGACACCTCTCCGTGATCTTGGAGAAAGACCAACTCATCCAAGACGCTGCTACTGAGAATAATAGGCTTAAGGAAGAAATTCGAAGCTTAAGAAGTCATATGGATGATCTCAATTCTGAGAATGCCAAGCTAGATGCAGAGCTGATCCAATACAGAGAGGACCTGAACCAAGTTATATCCAGCAAAGATTGTCAGCAAAAGCAGCTCCTTGAAGCTCAACTTCAGCAAACTAAGGAGCTGAAAAGTGAATATGCTAAATTAGAAGAAAAGCTCAAGGAGTCTGAAGAAGCAAAGGAGGATCTTCAGAGGTCCTCTCTTGTCCTACAGGAGGAGAAACAAGGTTTATCAAAAGAGATTGAGAACTTGAAAGGGTCTATATCCCAACTAAAGAAACAATTGACAGCCTTGCAAGAAGAGGGTACTTTAGGAATATTTCAGGCCCAATTGAAAGTTAAAGAAGAAGAGGTACAGAAGTTAACTACTACCCTTTCCTCCTCTCAGAAGAGAATTACAGAACTGGAAGAGGAACTGGTTCATGTTCAGAAGGATGCTGCCAAGAAGGTAGGTGAAATTGAAGATAAactaaagaaagaattaaagcaCCTCCATCATGATGCAGGGATAATGCGAAATGAAACTGAAACAGCAGAAGAGAGAGTGGCAGAGCTAGCAAGAGATCTGGTGGAGATGGAACAGAAATTACTCATggtcaccaaagaaaataaagatctcaCAGCACAAATCCAGTCTTTTGGAAGGTCTATGAGTTCCCTACAGAATAGTAGAGATCATGCCCATGAGGAGCTTGATGAACTGAGAAGGAAACACGACTCCAGTCTGAAGGAGTTGGCACAGCTGCGAGAAGCACAGGGCCttttaaacagagagagagatgttctTGTTGCTAAAGCTGCATTTCCAGTGAACTCCACTGAGGATAGCAGCTTGCCTCACCTTGAGAAACTTAACCAACAGCTTCTATCCAAAGATGAGCAGCTGCTTCACTTGTCCTCACAACTAGAAGATTCTTACAATCAAGTGCAGTCCTTTTCCAAAGCTATGGCCAGTCTGCAGAACGAGAGAGATCGCCTGTTGAATGAACTGGAGAAATTCCGCAAATCagaggaagggaagcagaggtCTGCAGCCCAGCCTGCAACCAACCCAGCTGAAgtacagagtttaaaaaaagctATGTCATCTCTCCAAAATGACAGAGACCGGCTA CTGAAGGAACTGAAGAATCTGCAGCAGCAGTACTTACAGATTAATCAAGAAATCACTGAGCTACGTCCATTGAAGGCTCAACTTCAGGAGTatcaagataaaacaaaaacatttcagaTAATGCAAGAAGAGCTCAGGCAGGAAAACCTCTCCTGGCAGAATGAGCTGCATCAGCTCAG